The following proteins are encoded in a genomic region of Patagioenas fasciata isolate bPatFas1 chromosome 26, bPatFas1.hap1, whole genome shotgun sequence:
- the SLC39A14 gene encoding LOW QUALITY PROTEIN: metal cation symporter ZIP14 (The sequence of the model RefSeq protein was modified relative to this genomic sequence to represent the inferred CDS: inserted 2 bases in 1 codon): protein MPGTPRPGLGLRGCHRPPCDAPCPRXGGSRVPPRDAPGWAGRGRGGAGLRVTPANGSAPRAAARACALRGRSERGHRERREGPRGCAELERPPELCPSPPALGTAAHPPNTMTPRGCCLLLLLCLLPCPRVRAGGDATVPGLSAASFLQDLLQRYGESQTLSLKQLKALLNRLDVGVGHGNASQEPQQRLNLSRCFSSAELFAIHNLSEGSAVGHSEFREFCPTILQQLESGACASEKLENEENEQTEESRPSSAEVWGYGFLCVTVISLCSLVGASVVPFMKKTFYKRLLLYFIALAIGTLYSNALFQLIPEAFGFNPQEDYYVSKSAVVFGGFYLFFFTEKVLKMLLKQKDQHHHGHSHYGPEALPSKKDQDEGVTEKLQNGDLDHMIPHITSELECKNPSGDEKVVVGSLSVQDLQASQSACYWLKEVRYSDIGTLAWMITLSDGLHNFIDGLAIGASFTVSVFQGISTSVAILCEEFPHELGDFVILLNAGMTIRQALFFNFISACCCYVGLAFGIVAGSHFSANWIFALAGGMFLYIALADMFPEMNEVSREDEQNGSALITFAIQNAGLLTGFTIMVLLTMYSGQIQIG, encoded by the exons ATGCCCGGTACCCCGAGGCCTGGTTTAGGGCTCCGTGGGTGCCACAGACCCCCGTGCGATGCCCCGTGTCCCCG GGGGGGGTCCCGTGTGCCGCCCCGCGATGCTCCGGGATGGGCGGGGCGTGGccgcgggggggcggggctccGGGTGACGCCAGCCAATGGCAGCGCTCCCCGTGCCGCCGCCCGAGCGTGCGCCCTGCGAGGCCGGAGCGAGCGGGGGCACCGGGAGCGGCGGGAG GGACCTCGAGGTTGTGCGGAGCTGGAGAGACCCCCGGAGCTgtgtcccagccccccagccctcgGCACGGCTGCG CACCCCCCAAACACCATGACCCCCCggggctgctgcctgctgctgctgctctgcctgctccCCTGCCCGCGGGTCCGGGCCGGCGGGGATGCCACGGTGCCCGGGCTCTCCGCAGCCTCCTTCCTCCAGGATCTCCTCCAGCGCTACGGCGAGAGCCAAACCCTCAGCCTCAAGCAGCTCAAGGCGCTGCTGAACCGCCTGGACGTGGGGGTGGGACATGGAAATGCGTcccaagagccacagcagcgCCTGAACCTCTCCCGG TGCTTCAGCTCCGCGGAGCTTTTCGCCATCCACAACCTGAGCGAGGGCTCGGCCGTGGGGCACAGCGAGTTCAGGGAGTTCTGCCCCACcatcctgcagcagctggagtcGGGGGCCTGCGCCTCCGAGAAGCTGGAAAACGAGGAGAACGAGCAGACGGAGGAGAGCAGACCCAGCTCGGCCGAAG TCTGGGGTTACGGTTTCCTCTGCGTCACCGTCATCTCCCTCTGCTCGCTGGTGGGAGCCAGCGTGGTGCCCTTCATGAAGAAGACCTTTTACAAGCGGCTGCTCCTCTACTTCATAGCTCTGGCGATTGGAACTCTCTACTCCAACGCCCTCTTCCAGCTCATTCCCGAG GCGTTCGGATTTAACCCTCAAGAAGATTATTACGTTTCCAAATCTGCTGTGGTGTTTGGGGGCTTCTACCTCTTCTTCTTCACCGAGAAGGTGCTGAAGATGCTCCTGAAGCAGAAGGACCAG CATCACCACGGGCACAGCCACTACGGCCCCGAGGCTCTGCCGTCCAAGAAGGACCAGGACGAAGGGGTGACCGAAAAGCTGCAGAACGGGGACCTGGACCATATGATCCCTCACATAACCAGCGAACTGGAGTGCAAGAACCCGTCCGGGGATGAGAAGGTCGTGGTGGGCTCCCTGTCTGTCCAG GACCTCCAAGCCTCCCAGAGCGCGTGCTACTGGCTGAAGGAGGTGCGGTACTCGGACATCGGCACGCTGGCGTGGATGATCACCCTCAGCGACGGCCTCCACAACTTCATTGACGGCTTGGCCATCGGGGCGTCCTTCACCGTGTCCGTCTTCCAAGGGATCAGCACGTCCGTGGCCATTCTCTGCGAGGAGTTCCCGCACGAGCTGG GGGACTTTGTCATCCTGCTGAACGCCGGGATGACCATCCGGCAAGCGCTGTTCTTCAACTTCATCTCCGCCTGCTGCTGCTACGTGGGTTTGGCCTTCGGTATCGTGGCCGGCAGCCACTTCTCCGCCAACTGGATCTTCGCTCTGGCCGGGGGGATGTTCCTGTACATCGCGCTGGCTGACATG TTCCCCGAGATGAACGAGGTGAGCCGCGAGGACGAGCAGAACGGCAGCGCGCTCATCACCTTCGCCATCCAGAACGCGGGGCTGCTGACGGGCTTCACCATCATGGTGCTGCTCACCATGTACTCGGGCCAGATCCAGATCGGGTAG
- the PIWIL2 gene encoding piwi-like protein 2 isoform X1, translated as MDPPRPFRLPGPAVGPAPPARLRGLPGRAQRLAHPELPLSTMLCELGLGERPCPPLEAGDWPVGVEEALARPSLAVENEGLVALPTRGRILWRGRGDALPVPPGRDVAIPSRGKPSITTTPALRPPGSRPSWPPTSTPARPQPASKPTLGAKPVAKGTTVSVGLNSVKIHCQNEAVYQYHVTFSPEVECRSMRFAMLKEHREVTGDVTAFDGSILFLPILLPQTVRLKTQRRSDSEEVTITIQMTKVLEPSSDLCIPFYNVVFRRVMRILDLKLVGRNFFEPTQATIVQHYRLQIWPGYSVSIRKKDGGLFLLVNSIHKVVRSDSVLSFMNNIYKQDPNSFQDECTKQLVGSVVITRYNNRTYRVDDIDWNKTPRDRFTLASGEEVAFVDYYSKAYGITIKELDQPLLIHRPREKQMPDGRRQLDMVLLVPELTFMTGIPEVKKNSRMLKDVTREMLQSPSQHYASLTNLLRRIKDNADASGELMRWGLRLDPNIHWTQGRVLPMERINLRYSSFIPNEELSWNKELTQEAPISAISMNYWVLVYPKRLQDVSRELTATMERSCGSMGMHVGPPAILELKDDRIETYTKTIRGILGSEDKVQLLLCIISGNRDDLYAAIKKLCSVQSPVPSQVINAQTLMGPAVKMRSVVQKVLLQINCKLGGELWGVDIPLKQLMVIGMDVYHGHNKGMRSVIGFVASMNPVLTKWYSRVVFQMPHQEIADSLRLCLADALQHFYEMNHCLPKKLVVYRDGVSDSQLDTVLKYEIPQMQRCFETFESYQPRMAVLVVQKQISTNFYTGATEPFTAPPPGTVIDHTVTSSQWQDFFLLAHRSRQGCSVPTRYVCVLNTAQLSAEHLQRLTFKLCHLYWNWPGTVRVPAPCKYAHKLAFLAGQVLHHEPGAQLRDRLFFL; from the exons gatccTGTGGCGGGGCAGAGGGGACGCGCTGCCCGTGCCGCCCGGCAGAGACGTGGCCATTCCGTCCCGCGGGAAGCCCAGCATCACCACCACACCCGCCCTGCGCCCGCCGGGATCCCGGCCCTCCTGGCCGCCCACGTCCACGCCAGCGCGCCCCCAGCCTGCCAGCAAACC CACACTGGGGGCAAAGCCGGTGGCGAAGGGAACCACTGTATCCGTGGGGCTGAACTCAGTTAAAATCCACTGCCAGAATGAAGCCGTCTACCAGTACCACGTCACCTTCAG CCCCGAGGTGGAGTGCAGGAGCATGCGCTTCGCTATGCTGAAGGAGCACCGGGAGGTGACCGGGGACGTCACCGCGTTTGATGGCTCCATCCTCTTCCTGCCCATCCTGCTCCCCCAG ACCGTCAGACTGAAGACGCAGAGGAGGAGTGACAGCGAGGAGGTGACCATCACCATCCAGATGACCAAGGTCCTTGAACCCAGCTCGGATCTCTGCATCCCCTTTTACAACGTGGTTTTCCGGAg gGTGATGAGAATCTTAGATCTGAAGCTTGTCGGGAGAAATTTCTTTGAACCCACCCAGGCCACCATAGTTCAACATTACAG GCTGCAGATTTGGCCGGGATACTCCGTCAGCATCCGCAAGAAAGACGGCGGCCTCTTCCTCTTGGTCAACTCCATCCACAAAGTCGTCCGCAGCGATTCCGTCCTGAGTTTCAT GAACAACATCTACAAGCAAGACCCCAACAGCTTCCAGGATGAGTGCACCAAGCAGCTGGTGGGCAGCGTGGTCATCACCCGCTACAACAACCGCACCTACCGCGTGGACGACATCGACTGGAACAAGACCCCAAGGGACAGGTTCACCCTGGCAAGCGGCGAGGAGGTCGCGTTTGTGGACTACTACAG CAAAGCCTACGGCATCACCATCAAGGAGCTGGACCAGCCGCTGCTCATCCACAGGCCCAGGGAAAAGCAGATGCCGGATGGGAGA CGTCAGCTGGACATGGTCCTGCTGGTGCCGGAGCTCACCTTCATGACCGGCATCCCCGAGGTGAAGAAGAACAGCCGAATGTTGAAG GATGTGACGCGGGAGATGCTGCAGAGCCCCAGCCAGCACTACGCCAGTCTCACCAACCTCCTGCGCAGGATCAAGGACAACGCGGACGCCTCGGGGGAGCTGATGCGCTGGGGGCTCCGTCTGGACCCCAACATCCACTGG ACGCAGGGCCGTGTCCTACCCATGGAGAGGATCAACCTGCGGTACAGCTCGTTCATCCCCAACGAGGAGCTGAGCTGGAACAAGGAGCTCACGCAAGAAGCCCCGATCTCGGCG ATCTCCATGAACTACTGGGTGCTGGTTTACCCCAAGCGGCTGCAGGACGTGTCCAGGGAGCTGACGGCCACCATGGAGCGCTCCTGTGGCTCCATGGGCATGCACGTGGGCCCGCCCGCCATTCTGGAGCTGAAGGACGACCGCATCGAGACCTACACCAAGACCATCCGGGGCATTTTGGGGAGCGAG GACAAGGTGCAGCTGCTCCTGTGCATCATCTCCGGCAACCGCGACGATCTGTACGCAGCCATCAAGAAGCTTTGCAGCGTCCAGTCCCCGGTGCCCTCCCAG GTCATCAATGCCCAGACCCTCATGGGGCCGGCGGTGAAGATGAGGAGCGTGGTGCAGAAGGTGCTGCTGCAGATCAACTGCAAGCTGGGCGGCGAGCTCTGGGGGGTCGATATCCCCCTG AAACAGCTGATGGTCATCGGCATGGACGTCTACCACGGCCACAACAAAGGGATGCGCTCCGTCATCGGCTTCGTGGCCAGCATGAACCC CGTCCTCACCAAGTGGTATTCGCGGGTGGTGTTCCAGATGCCGCACCAGGAGATCGCCGACAGCCTGCGCCTCTGCCTGGCCGATGCCCTCCAGCACTTCTACGAG ATGAACCACTGCTTGCCCAAGAAGCTGGTGGTGTACCGGGACGGCGTGTCCGACAGCCAGCTCGACACCGTGCTCAAGTACGAGATCCCGCAGATGCAGCGATGCTTCGAGACCTTCGAGAGCTACCAACCGCGCATGGCGGTGCTGGTGGTGCAGAAGCAGATCAGCACCAACTTCTACACCGGCGCCACCGAGCCCTTCACGGCCCCCCCGCCCGGCACCGTCATCGACCACACGGTCACCAGCTCACAGTG gcaggattTCTTTCTGCTCGCCCACCGGTCGCGCCAGGGCTGCAGCGTCCCCACGCGCTACGTCTGCGTGCTCAACACGGCCCAGCTCAGCGCCGAGCACCTGCAGAG GTTGACTTTCAAGCTGTGTCACCTGTACTGGAACTGGCCGGGCACCGTGCGCGTCCCAGCGCCCTGCAAGTACGCGCACAAGCTGGCGTTCCTGGCCGGCCAGGTCCTGCACCACGAGCCCGGCGCTCAGCTCCGCGACAGGCTCTTCTTCCTATAG